The bacterium genomic sequence GAGAATATCTTCCTTTCCTTCCCAAAGAAGAAGCAAAAGTTTGTCTAAAAATGCCAAACTTTAAAGGAATAGATCTTGAGTTTACCGCCACTTATAAAGGAAATCTTTATAGCAACCATCAACAACCGATTAAACTAAAGAGTTTTTCCTTGTTAAGTTTTAAACTTGGTAAAAATATTGACGATCGCTTAGATGTCTTTATTTCTGGAGATAATATTCTTAATAAAAAGTATCAAATAAGAGAAGGATACTTCGGTAATTTAGCCACTATCTTTGCGGGTTTTACTATTAAGATATAATGCCCACGGTCTATATTTCAATAGGTTCTAACCTCGATAAAGAAAGAAATATTACTCTTTGCCTTTTTAACCTTGAGTCTTCTCAAGAGATAAAAATAAAAAGGTTATCTAATATTTATCTTACCTCACCGGTAGGACACCAAAGGCAAGAGGACTTTTTAAACTTTGTGGCTGAAATAAATACTTACTTAACCCCTCTCAATCTTCTTCTGAAGTTAAAGAAGATTGAGAAAAAACAAGAAAGAGAGTATGAAATATTTTGGGGTCCGCGAACGATAGATCTAGATATAATCTTTTATGATCATTTAGTCTTAGAAGATGATCAATTAACCATTCCTCATCGGCACATGGAGGAAAGAGCTTTTGTTTTAAAACCTTTAAGTGAATTAGAGCCTTTATATATTCACCCTTTCCTTAATAAAAGCGTAAGAGAATTGCTTAATGAATTAAAAGAAGATGGCATTACCCTTTATGGAAAATGGACAAAGAAAGAAAGCCATTGGATAATAAATAAGACTTAATTTTGTGAGAAAATGACTTGTCAATAATTATTACCACCAATGATTTTATAACAACAGCTAAAAGAAAGATGAGGTGTTTTGATGTCCGATGTTAATTCCTTAGAGAAAGAGCTAAGATCAGTAAAGCATTATAAGAATAATCGTTATAGAGGAATGGATCAAAGAATAATAAACTCTAAAGAGTTAGCGATTATAAAAAGGATATTTAGCTATTTAAATAAAGAGAGAAGAGATTACTCCTTGCTTGATGTTCCTTGTGGATATGGACGGTTTTCTCCACTTTTAGAAAAAGAATGGAAATTTACGAGCCTCGATATCTCGCTTCCTATGGTTTTGGAATGTAAGAAATCTCTTTCTTCTGCTTCAAATCAAGATTTTTTAGTAGCCAACATAAAAAAACTACCTTTAAAAGATAGTAGTTATGACTGTGTCCTTACCATAAGGTTAATTCAACATGTTCTGGAAAAGGCGGAACGGATAGAAATCTTTAAAGAAATAAATAGAGTCACCAGAAGATATTTAATTCTTTCTTTTTACAAGAGAAGCAATATTCATCTAACCTTTAGAAGAATTGAATCTTTTTTTAACCGATCAAGAAAGAAAATAAGCATGCTATTATGGAAAGAATTTAAAGATGAGGTTGAATCTTGTGGATTTAGAGTTTTAAAAGTATTTCCAGTCTTAAAGTATCTTCATGCTTCCCATATTGTTCTTTTAGAAAAACTGGCAGTTTAATTAAATCGTAAATGTTTTGGCGCCAGTTGTCAGTTAAGACCAGGAACATTACTTAAATGTTTTATAGCTTGGGGAATATCGTTCAAAACATCACTGGCTATCAAAGAAAGTTCACCTCTTTCTTTAAGAGCTATATCTCCTGATAAACCATGGAGATATACCCCTAATTTACTTGCTTCTAAAGGATTCAAGCCTTGAGCCAAGAACCCGCCGATGATACCCGTTAAAACATCTCCCATTCCTGGTGAAGCCATACCAGAATTACCCGTAGAATTTATGAAAACCTCTCCGGTAGGAGAGGCAATAATTGTATTTGCTCCTTTTAAAACTAGAACAAGATTATATTCCAGAGCTACTTTTTGAGCATAAAAGATCCGATTTATTAAGATATCCTCAATCTTAGTCTTTAAAAAATGAGCTAATTCTCCAGAATGAGGAGTAATTATTACCGGTGCTTTGGCTTTCTTTAATATTTCTGGCTTTTCAGCTAAAGCAAATATAGCATCAGCATCAATAACCATAGGAATATTAATACTTTCAACTAAGTTATGAATAAGTTTTATGGTTTCTTTTTCTCTGCCGATACCAGGCCCCAAAGCGATAGATTGGAATTTAGAAATTAAGTTCATTATCGT encodes the following:
- the folK gene encoding 2-amino-4-hydroxy-6-hydroxymethyldihydropteridine diphosphokinase, producing the protein MPTVYISIGSNLDKERNITLCLFNLESSQEIKIKRLSNIYLTSPVGHQRQEDFLNFVAEINTYLTPLNLLLKLKKIEKKQEREYEIFWGPRTIDLDIIFYDHLVLEDDQLTIPHRHMEERAFVLKPLSELEPLYIHPFLNKSVRELLNELKEDGITLYGKWTKKESHWIINKT
- a CDS encoding class I SAM-dependent methyltransferase, with the protein product MSDVNSLEKELRSVKHYKNNRYRGMDQRIINSKELAIIKRIFSYLNKERRDYSLLDVPCGYGRFSPLLEKEWKFTSLDISLPMVLECKKSLSSASNQDFLVANIKKLPLKDSSYDCVLTIRLIQHVLEKAERIEIFKEINRVTRRYLILSFYKRSNIHLTFRRIESFFNRSRKKISMLLWKEFKDEVESCGFRVLKVFPVLKYLHASHIVLLEKLAV